The proteins below come from a single Cupriavidus sp. P-10 genomic window:
- a CDS encoding ORC-CDC6 family AAA ATPase, translating to MQINASMLARTRAEEHDADVWGEFFIPPYFDRLALTTATKSAYITGKRGCGKTMLLKYFDYHTAFSKRRKDIPADAIDHIGIYWRVDTQFCSSLKHRGIEDTEWSVVFESYFGLVIATELLRAVEAIANSSFPNFNSDDLAALTLPSAADYLDDAPTGVRQLVQYLESIRRKFTTWVSNVKAMDCPVLPPGRDFILSLVGDLRAKASLATLSVFVYVDEIENLVPYQRHVLNSFLKHSQRPLIINFTSKEHPSNNDTSGPESINATHDYRLVDLDYYLELSGAAMPFFAEVFLGNLDIAAGRFDSELLDVVCSHARLAERQKPQYQREVVADMRTRFPDVTDKQIAANALQVQTLKESLYRRISKALKDRRSNLAVEDFLFEGAPAEALVTLPALLNRETLLPDNVLAELKKFSKNRKGSFESTWIHNNLFGAILELYRPFARECPLYSGFDTLCTMSNNNLRNFLILCYKTLEVAELRDQIEPPYAVDIQCRAAYDASEQLIKEIRTFGRFGEQLRVFVLRLGSIFRALQASPAMSEPEQNQFTINSGGRPLQGDELAFIAEALRHGVLVEQLETKSKSGVGQDIVDYQLNPIYAPYFQISYRRKRKLEISVEQFHMLIMGNENEYRDLARGLARQLSDTDALQLGLLLS from the coding sequence ATGCAAATTAACGCCTCCATGCTAGCGCGCACGCGCGCCGAGGAACATGACGCCGATGTATGGGGTGAATTCTTTATTCCACCCTATTTCGACCGATTGGCACTGACGACGGCCACCAAGTCGGCCTACATCACTGGCAAGCGTGGTTGTGGCAAGACCATGCTGCTGAAATATTTCGATTACCACACGGCGTTCTCGAAACGCAGGAAGGACATTCCTGCAGACGCTATCGACCATATCGGGATCTACTGGCGTGTCGACACCCAGTTCTGCAGCTCGCTCAAGCATCGAGGCATAGAGGACACCGAGTGGAGCGTCGTCTTTGAAAGCTACTTCGGGCTCGTCATCGCCACCGAGTTGCTCCGTGCGGTCGAAGCCATTGCCAACAGTTCTTTTCCGAATTTTAATTCGGACGACCTCGCGGCTCTCACGCTTCCTAGCGCCGCCGACTACTTGGACGATGCGCCAACAGGCGTTCGGCAGTTGGTCCAATACCTAGAGTCGATAAGACGCAAGTTCACGACGTGGGTTTCCAATGTGAAAGCGATGGACTGTCCCGTCCTGCCACCCGGGCGAGACTTCATTTTGTCGTTGGTGGGTGACCTCCGCGCAAAAGCTTCGTTGGCAACGCTTTCTGTCTTTGTTTACGTAGATGAAATCGAAAACCTCGTGCCATATCAGCGGCATGTCCTGAACTCGTTCCTAAAACACAGCCAGCGACCGCTGATCATCAACTTCACGTCAAAGGAACATCCCTCCAACAACGATACGTCCGGCCCCGAGTCGATTAACGCCACCCACGACTACCGGTTGGTTGACCTCGACTACTATCTGGAGCTTAGCGGAGCTGCCATGCCATTCTTTGCCGAGGTTTTCCTCGGCAACCTGGACATTGCGGCTGGGCGATTTGATAGTGAGTTGCTCGACGTTGTTTGTTCCCATGCACGTCTAGCCGAGCGCCAGAAGCCCCAGTACCAAAGGGAGGTCGTCGCGGACATGCGCACGCGATTTCCCGACGTCACTGACAAGCAAATTGCAGCGAACGCGCTTCAAGTTCAGACGCTGAAGGAAAGCCTTTATCGCCGGATAAGCAAGGCACTCAAGGATCGCAGGAGCAATTTGGCTGTTGAGGACTTCCTGTTTGAAGGTGCGCCTGCGGAAGCGTTGGTGACGCTCCCCGCGTTGTTAAACCGGGAAACGCTGCTTCCAGACAATGTTCTGGCGGAGCTCAAGAAATTCTCCAAGAACCGCAAAGGCTCCTTCGAGTCCACATGGATACACAACAATCTCTTCGGGGCGATTTTGGAGCTGTATCGGCCATTCGCCCGCGAATGTCCGCTGTACAGTGGCTTCGACACGCTTTGCACGATGTCGAACAACAACCTTCGGAATTTTCTAATCCTTTGCTACAAAACTCTCGAGGTCGCAGAGCTGCGCGATCAGATTGAACCACCCTATGCAGTTGATATTCAATGCCGGGCGGCCTATGACGCCTCCGAACAGCTGATCAAGGAAATCCGTACCTTCGGGCGTTTCGGCGAGCAGTTACGAGTGTTTGTGCTCAGGTTAGGAAGCATTTTCAGAGCACTGCAAGCCAGCCCTGCGATGAGCGAGCCTGAGCAAAATCAGTTCACAATCAACTCTGGCGGCCGTCCTTTGCAGGGTGACGAGCTAGCATTCATCGCGGAGGCGCTACGGCACGGGGTTTTGGTCGAGCAATTGGAAACCAAATCCAAATCGGGGGTTGGCCAGGATATCGTGGACTATCAGCTGAATCCAATCTACGCGCCATACTTTCAGATCAGCTACAGACGAAAGCGCAAGCTAGAAATATCAGTGGAGCAGTTTCACATGCTTATCATGGGCAACGAGAATGAGTACCGCGATCTCGCGCGCGGGCTTGCGCGCCAGCTGTCGGATACCGATGCGCTTCAGCTCGGCCTGCTGTTGTCATGA
- a CDS encoding phosphoribosyltransferase-like protein: MSQIPQIGSFDQLSVERAVHWLSRTGVRSPLSVERIKQWVKQFQAPEEKTLAWLILRNLIFRTNEQLQSSMRQALKQATIHFVDQLGLRENVAWNDALKRHAGLTFYCGPPSLPTFGLPTQPGKSGDLIARLINQRYGIDKQYPSDVKVLPPDERFIVVDDGTYTGVQLANFLRGWDIDFSHGRVAIAVAMAHKTACEHLKKEFPNVPLIYGELLTADMCFQSLSQKWIETGQWSYEKSPLEVYDDVHKRNQPFANGNGGNGYGNIGALVAFEHGVPDDSIQLLWDVSPSWKPLVER; encoded by the coding sequence ATGTCGCAGATTCCTCAAATCGGTAGCTTCGACCAGCTTTCCGTCGAGCGGGCGGTTCACTGGCTTAGTCGCACAGGCGTGCGGTCCCCCCTTAGCGTTGAGCGCATCAAGCAGTGGGTCAAACAATTTCAAGCGCCGGAAGAAAAGACACTAGCCTGGCTGATCCTACGAAACCTGATTTTTCGTACTAACGAGCAGTTGCAGTCTTCCATGCGGCAGGCCCTGAAACAGGCGACCATCCACTTTGTCGATCAGCTAGGCCTGCGGGAGAACGTTGCGTGGAATGATGCGCTTAAACGCCACGCTGGTCTGACCTTCTACTGCGGTCCGCCGTCGCTTCCGACTTTCGGCTTGCCAACCCAGCCCGGAAAGAGCGGTGACCTGATCGCCAGGTTGATTAACCAGCGGTATGGTATAGACAAGCAGTATCCCTCTGACGTCAAAGTCTTGCCGCCAGATGAACGATTCATCGTCGTAGACGACGGAACATATACAGGCGTCCAGCTTGCGAACTTCCTGCGGGGATGGGATATCGATTTTTCTCATGGGCGCGTCGCGATCGCTGTTGCGATGGCTCACAAGACGGCTTGCGAGCATCTAAAGAAGGAGTTCCCGAACGTGCCGCTAATTTATGGCGAGCTCCTGACCGCAGACATGTGCTTTCAATCTCTGTCTCAAAAGTGGATTGAGACCGGGCAATGGAGCTATGAGAAATCCCCGCTGGAAGTCTATGATGACGTGCACAAGCGCAATCAACCTTTTGCGAACGGAAATGGCGGCAACGGCTATGGCAATATCGGGGCACTGGTCGCGTTTGAGCACGGAGTGCCGGATGATTCGATTCAGCTACTTTGGGACGTCTCCCCGAGTTGGAAGCCGCTGGTTGAACGGTGA
- a CDS encoding HsdM family class I SAM-dependent methyltransferase, which produces MATSTSGMGQVLARAGHTSDPWGRYYTTPIVSQSLVDRIEVAKPKLVLELGSGSGSLCTAAATRWHKAQLVTVDVDSRAPKALDADMVGTGRRHSHYVHDVLDAALSDKIGLAPGTVDVAVCNPPYIRPKWRSDFGKILEDAGLSGTLASLHDAGADLLFLAQNLRLLRKNGKLGLILPDGLITAERFSGVRKTLLRQHLIEQVVQLPRGVFKGTEAQTYLAVLSKSAGETNQVTLRQMDSDGQLSVPIEILQEAAVKRLDFTFHARVVSPQRSGEGPMRMSVRQALTDVVRGTVCSSSISAFPAPVFHLGDFSEPLGEHAVRVVPKRFALSERKAQQMLEEARLALPGDILLARVGRSLEDRLALVVHGPCVISDCIFALRAMDEHRERLYRFFDSDLGRHALASSAHGVAARFMSKTNLFEIQF; this is translated from the coding sequence ATGGCTACGTCAACAAGTGGTATGGGTCAAGTTCTGGCTCGAGCAGGTCATACATCCGACCCTTGGGGGCGGTACTACACCACGCCCATTGTCAGCCAATCATTGGTTGATAGGATCGAGGTAGCCAAGCCGAAGCTAGTTCTTGAGTTGGGCTCTGGCTCTGGCTCCTTGTGCACCGCTGCCGCGACTCGCTGGCACAAAGCCCAGTTGGTGACAGTCGACGTCGACAGCCGCGCTCCGAAGGCCCTGGATGCCGACATGGTCGGGACCGGCCGCCGACACAGTCATTATGTCCACGACGTGCTCGACGCTGCGCTATCCGACAAGATTGGCTTGGCTCCCGGCACGGTGGACGTGGCAGTCTGCAACCCGCCGTACATTCGGCCCAAGTGGCGATCTGATTTTGGCAAAATTCTAGAGGATGCCGGATTGTCAGGCACGCTTGCCTCGCTGCACGACGCCGGCGCAGACCTTCTCTTCCTTGCTCAGAACTTGCGCCTATTGCGCAAAAACGGAAAGCTTGGGCTGATCCTTCCTGACGGCCTTATCACCGCCGAACGATTCTCCGGAGTGCGAAAGACCCTGCTTCGACAACATTTGATTGAGCAGGTGGTTCAGCTACCGCGTGGAGTGTTCAAGGGCACTGAGGCTCAAACCTACCTCGCCGTGCTGTCTAAGAGCGCCGGCGAGACGAATCAAGTGACGCTTAGGCAGATGGATTCCGACGGGCAACTCAGCGTGCCGATCGAGATCCTGCAGGAAGCGGCTGTCAAACGGCTCGATTTCACCTTTCATGCGCGAGTCGTGTCACCTCAGCGAAGTGGCGAAGGGCCGATGCGGATGTCCGTACGCCAAGCATTGACGGACGTCGTGCGAGGGACAGTCTGTTCATCGTCAATTTCAGCGTTCCCGGCTCCGGTGTTCCACCTCGGCGACTTTTCAGAACCGCTAGGCGAGCACGCCGTGAGGGTCGTGCCTAAGCGCTTTGCGCTTAGCGAACGCAAAGCTCAGCAAATGTTGGAAGAGGCCCGGCTGGCGCTGCCGGGCGACATTTTGCTTGCTCGCGTGGGCCGATCCCTTGAAGACCGACTAGCCTTGGTAGTTCACGGACCATGCGTTATTAGCGATTGCATCTTTGCGTTGCGTGCGATGGATGAACATCGCGAGCGCCTGTATCGGTTCTTCGACAGCGATCTGGGTAGGCATGCCCTGGCTTCTTCCGCGCATGGTGTGGCTGCAAGGTTTATGTCGAAGACCAACTTGTTCGAGATTCAGTTCTAA
- a CDS encoding H-NS family nucleoid-associated regulatory protein, whose protein sequence is MADYGLTLEELEAAGCFDPPPLPPSPPVVCYRNAEGLPWDGQGEMPSWLKRAVNAGQSVEFFRVG, encoded by the coding sequence ATGGCCGACTATGGGTTGACACTGGAGGAACTGGAGGCGGCGGGGTGCTTTGATCCGCCCCCGCTGCCACCCTCACCGCCGGTGGTCTGCTATCGCAACGCGGAAGGGCTGCCCTGGGACGGGCAGGGCGAGATGCCGTCGTGGCTCAAGCGGGCGGTCAATGCGGGGCAGAGCGTGGAGTTTTTCCGGGTCGGATAA
- a CDS encoding DEAD/DEAH box helicase produces the protein MFDFGSLAKTTAAEVPATLAELFKQLDRRATHTGLRPAQLAALAALDLQLVQRDVIMKLSTGSGKTILGLIYAEMMRRKYKGEPVVYLCPTRQLVEQVVATGQAIGVSVSTFGTGLPYAAMSGDAILACTYDKLFTSGSVFESQAIRPSAIVLDDVHAGTERVRKYYTVQVPAECLDQLRTLLRPLCEPTDAATWAGIMKNDVASLYEVPYWIWAQVCGQVAQILDPHKTEKSLRFTWPNIARYLELARCCISGVSAEIVLQVPPVEEVSAYAGAKHRLFMSASIKDISGLIAVLGCDPAAYGRIVEPAEDEGAGERMILPTSLISAECKKEEIAAVCAQLSKQTNVVVLTTSAAQAKTWTDAGATLSQDTEFAGALERLRTTIGNYVVFAQRFDGVDLPDDACRILVIDGIPSGERITDQADAFRQKDSPEYEVRTVNKFEQALGRAVRSSADYAAVLLVGPDIAAFIGRKNVVALLEARTRLQLDLGRELAQNAGKGRPISAVIAEMGQALLGRNEGWKEAHRVRVKVQARQPRPAALTPFEAAAVAMREAWMLAKAKNFQGAVTRLREAANASQLHPIQKAEILYWVATYLNQFSPAQAAETYKAVFAANTKFPRPEQVADRKFARLTNQAIAVCQAFSSFASANAAVARLDEVRAKLSYGNSAEVVERGLHELGELLGATSNRPEKETGRGPDVLWLFDDCGLCIEAKSEKTAPIFKTEAAQLVLSMQWCDDSLAPGTPKPVPVFATNVTAADRAEDIGFGPRLLSEAVLMSIIDRLRQVVLSLTFDGPLFTDPATVGRRLNECGVAGAQIVGSLPAMKP, from the coding sequence ATGTTTGATTTCGGATCGTTGGCGAAGACGACGGCGGCTGAAGTGCCGGCGACGCTTGCCGAATTGTTCAAGCAACTGGATAGAAGGGCTACCCATACGGGCTTGCGCCCGGCGCAGCTTGCAGCGCTCGCTGCGTTGGATCTGCAGCTCGTACAGCGCGACGTGATCATGAAGCTCAGCACGGGCTCGGGTAAGACCATCCTCGGCCTGATCTATGCGGAGATGATGCGCCGCAAGTACAAGGGGGAGCCCGTCGTCTATCTGTGCCCGACAAGGCAGCTTGTCGAACAAGTTGTCGCCACTGGGCAGGCAATTGGCGTGAGTGTCTCCACCTTTGGCACCGGCCTTCCCTACGCGGCCATGAGCGGTGATGCCATTCTTGCTTGCACGTACGACAAGCTGTTCACAAGCGGCTCAGTCTTCGAGAGCCAGGCGATCCGGCCCTCGGCCATCGTGCTCGATGACGTGCATGCTGGCACCGAACGTGTGCGAAAGTACTATACCGTCCAAGTGCCGGCAGAGTGTCTCGATCAGCTCCGGACTTTGCTTAGGCCCTTGTGCGAACCAACCGATGCTGCGACGTGGGCCGGCATCATGAAGAATGATGTCGCTTCCCTGTATGAAGTGCCGTACTGGATCTGGGCACAGGTGTGCGGTCAGGTGGCACAGATACTGGATCCTCACAAGACGGAAAAGTCGCTGCGGTTCACCTGGCCAAACATCGCGCGCTATCTCGAACTGGCGCGCTGCTGCATTTCGGGCGTGTCCGCCGAAATTGTGCTGCAGGTCCCGCCGGTTGAGGAGGTGTCCGCCTATGCCGGAGCCAAGCACCGGCTGTTCATGTCGGCCAGTATCAAGGATATCTCGGGGCTGATTGCCGTGCTGGGTTGCGACCCAGCGGCGTACGGGCGCATTGTCGAGCCGGCTGAAGATGAGGGGGCCGGTGAGCGCATGATCCTGCCGACATCCCTCATCAGTGCAGAATGCAAGAAGGAGGAGATCGCCGCCGTCTGCGCCCAACTTTCCAAGCAGACCAACGTCGTCGTGCTGACAACCTCGGCGGCACAAGCGAAGACCTGGACCGATGCTGGTGCCACGTTGTCTCAGGACACCGAGTTCGCCGGCGCACTGGAGCGGCTTCGCACCACGATCGGCAACTATGTCGTTTTTGCGCAGCGCTTTGATGGCGTCGACTTGCCCGACGACGCTTGCCGCATTCTGGTGATCGACGGTATCCCGAGCGGTGAGCGCATCACCGACCAAGCCGATGCTTTCCGTCAGAAGGACAGTCCCGAGTACGAAGTCAGAACTGTCAACAAGTTCGAGCAGGCACTGGGGCGCGCAGTCCGGTCGAGCGCGGACTATGCGGCGGTCCTGTTGGTTGGCCCCGACATCGCGGCATTCATCGGCCGCAAGAACGTCGTCGCGCTTCTTGAAGCGCGGACGCGTCTGCAACTGGATCTCGGTCGAGAACTTGCACAGAACGCGGGAAAGGGCAGGCCTATTTCCGCCGTGATCGCGGAGATGGGGCAGGCCCTGCTGGGCCGCAATGAGGGCTGGAAGGAAGCGCACCGTGTGCGCGTCAAAGTTCAGGCAAGGCAGCCCAGACCAGCTGCACTGACTCCATTCGAAGCGGCTGCGGTGGCGATGCGGGAAGCGTGGATGCTGGCCAAAGCCAAGAACTTCCAGGGGGCGGTCACCCGCTTGCGGGAGGCGGCGAACGCGTCCCAATTGCATCCTATCCAGAAGGCCGAGATCCTCTATTGGGTTGCGACGTATCTCAATCAGTTCAGTCCCGCCCAAGCGGCGGAGACGTACAAGGCCGTCTTCGCAGCGAACACCAAGTTTCCGCGACCGGAGCAGGTCGCAGATCGCAAGTTCGCGCGGCTGACCAATCAGGCAATTGCCGTGTGCCAGGCGTTCAGCAGCTTTGCCTCTGCCAATGCAGCTGTGGCGCGATTGGACGAGGTCCGTGCGAAGCTTTCGTACGGCAATTCGGCAGAGGTCGTCGAGCGTGGTCTGCATGAACTAGGCGAACTGCTCGGCGCGACCTCCAATCGCCCGGAGAAGGAGACCGGTCGGGGACCGGATGTTCTCTGGCTGTTCGATGACTGCGGGCTCTGCATTGAAGCGAAAAGCGAGAAGACTGCGCCCATCTTCAAGACAGAGGCAGCGCAACTCGTCCTCAGCATGCAGTGGTGTGATGATTCGCTGGCCCCAGGTACACCCAAGCCAGTACCGGTGTTTGCGACCAATGTCACGGCAGCCGACCGGGCAGAGGACATTGGCTTCGGTCCTCGCCTGCTGAGCGAAGCGGTGCTGATGAGCATCATCGATCGTCTGCGGCAGGTTGTGCTAAGCCTTACCTTCGATGGGCCGCTCTTCACCGATCCAGCAACGGTTGGCCGGCGGTTGAATGAGTGCGGCGTTGCTGGTGCCCAGATTGTCGGAAGTCTGCCAGCGATGAAGCCGTAG